Proteins from a single region of Desulfosporosinus sp. Sb-LF:
- a CDS encoding YpmA family protein: MGNQPTNPSVPQGKIELIATLRLGLNGELYKIVDFLNKNLKDHRLMFGLTKKDDKMVISVYEVE, translated from the coding sequence ATGGGTAATCAACCAACAAACCCGTCCGTTCCCCAAGGAAAGATAGAACTTATTGCCACTCTAAGGTTGGGTTTAAATGGTGAACTCTACAAGATAGTTGATTTTCTTAATAAGAATTTGAAAGATCATAGACTAATGTTTGGCTTAACAAAAAAAGACGATAAGATGGTAATCTCTGTCTACGAAGTAGAGTGA
- the folE gene encoding GTP cyclohydrolase I FolE, which yields MGMDLEKIEKAVYMILEAIGEDPEREGLIDTPKRVARMYDEVFAGLHDDPSRHLKVQFSEEHEEMVIVKDIPVYSMCEHHLVPFYGKAHIAYIPRKGKITGLSKFARVVEGFARRPQLQERLTSQIANAIMGELDPLGVVVVIEAEHMCMTMRGVKKAGSQTLTSAVRGIFKTNSITRSEAFSLIQGYKR from the coding sequence ATGGGGATGGATTTAGAAAAAATCGAGAAAGCCGTTTACATGATTTTGGAGGCCATAGGGGAAGACCCTGAACGTGAAGGATTAATAGATACACCGAAGCGTGTAGCCAGAATGTATGATGAGGTATTTGCCGGGTTACATGACGATCCTAGTCGACACTTAAAAGTACAATTTTCAGAAGAGCATGAAGAGATGGTAATTGTTAAGGATATTCCTGTCTATTCCATGTGCGAACATCATCTTGTACCCTTTTACGGAAAGGCCCATATTGCTTATATCCCGCGGAAGGGGAAAATTACTGGGTTATCAAAATTTGCTCGTGTCGTTGAAGGGTTTGCACGCAGACCGCAGCTTCAGGAACGTTTGACATCGCAAATCGCCAATGCTATCATGGGCGAACTTGACCCACTCGGTGTTGTGGTTGTGATTGAGGCAGAGCATATGTGTATGACCATGAGAGGTGTTAAGAAGGCAGGTTCACAAACATTAACGTCTGCAGTTCGTGGGATCTTCAAAACTAATTCCATTACAAGATCTGAGGCTTTTTCGCTGATTCAGGGATACAAACGCTAA